Within Vicia villosa cultivar HV-30 ecotype Madison, WI linkage group LG1, Vvil1.0, whole genome shotgun sequence, the genomic segment CTTTTCAGTTCAAAAGTTGCATTAAGCAGAGAGAAATCAATTAATAAAGGTAAATTCGTTTAGACTGATTTAaccttgaaaattaaaaaaaaagttcttggagtcagaaaggtaTAATTGGCTTTTCCAGAACATCTTACGTTCTTATATGGTGAATTTTTTCACTGAAAGGAAAACTTGTGTTTTCTATAAACTACGATATTGCTATTGTATGGGATCGAACTCGTGCCTAGTACAAATTTTCTGCCGATGAATCTATAACCGAGGAAAAAAGTGACAAGTTTTCGTGACGCCCTTCGTTATCTCGCCTATTAAATCGGGATAAACCCCCTTTTTAACCAAAGTAAAAGGGAGTTTTCTAAGTAATGCATGCCTTCATTTGGATTATTATTAACGTCGGTCTTAAAAAGAATTCTACAACTGATTCACTTTCGCTCATTTGCAACATTTGTTGAAGTTTTCATCTCCATCATATGCCTTCTTAACTTTGTCTCATGTCTCCATTACAATTTTAATCCCCACCATCTGCTCAACTatctaagggtctgtttggtacaaatagcggttgactgataagctagctgataacttatagcttatagcttatgactgatggcttatagcttatagcggatggttgagagtGATATAGCTTATAAgcaaattgaagtgtttggtaaaattagcggttcaattaacttataaatgtaaaatgacataaaagatatttaatatataattattttattttaaattaaaataatttataagggttaaaaatggatattaattaaaataataaggataaaaaaggaagaaaaaataataagctataagacataagctaaaccgctatttaaaatagcatctggaaaataagctataagctcgtgatgaaaagacagttatcaaacaggtctaaattatcatatgaacttataagacataagacataagctataagctcgaaaatatgtcttaccaaacagagtttatgtcttatgtcttatagcttataaaCACATATGAAAATTTAGACCTGTTTGATAATGGTCTTTTCATCACTAACTTAtatcttattttactagcttatagcttattttccatacgctatttcaaatagcattttagcttatgacttatagcttatcattttttcttccttttttattcttattttttcgcataaactaatttttattctttataatttattttaattttaaattaaataattatgtattaaatatcttttatgtcattttatatttataagttactTGGACTGTTAATTTTATCAAAGACTTCAATTAGTTTATCagttatcagtctcaaccatcagtcataagctatcagtcatcagccatccgctataagctagcTTATCAGTTAACCACTATTTTCACCAAACAGATCCTAATAAGCTGATTTAACAGGACAATTTTAATCATacgttttttaaaatttaatgattttgatttcttGAGTTCCAAATCTTGGAAACATATAAAAATTTAACACAAAACTATTATTCATGACGAATAAATTTAGACGAAAATTTACTTTATATATTTAGTATTTCATAGTACAAATTAAATATCAAAGACCATACAAACCCTATTCCtttgcaaataaaaataaatcatgaaatatcacaaaaaaaaattaccTCGTTAAATTCCTTTTTAATACAAGCAAATCCTTTTAATCATTCCTATTATGCTTCCCTAAATTAATTACCAAACTTATATATttcgaaaaaagaaaaaggaacccATAGTATATATAATATAACCCAGAAAATTGTCTCTCAACTAATTAATCCCAAACGCACGTgccaaaaaaacataaaacacgTGCGAGTCACCCACGACGTCACAGCCACCGTACGTCAGTCAAGGCCTCCATACACTGGCCCACACAACCGGCTTATCCTTCCACGACAAAAATATTCCGTCATCAGCGGCGGAGCACGGTGTCAACGACCACCCTTCTCTATACCTCCTCAACAACGCTCTCACATCATCACAAACCTCATCGCTAAACGCCGCCGTAGTAAACCCTCCACGTTGCAAACGCCTCCTCCACCGCGACGCCGTTTCGCGTCTCTCCACTGATTCAAAagcatcacaagcaaccaaatcaACAATACCTCTACCAGCTTCTCTTTCAAGCATCAATCTCTCACAACTGGTTCTCGAAAAACTCTCTTCAAGTgcttcaaaataaaccctaaacCATCTCAAACTCTCTCCAAAACCTTCCACAAAATCTGAGCCAAAACAATGTTCTAAATCAGCTTCCTCTTCCACCACCGTCATAACCCTAGGCTCTAATCCACGAAGAAAATTAATCAAACTATCACGGTGGTTCCCGGCGCCGGAAATTGAATGCAAAGAGTTAACACAATTTATAGCCAAAGCTTCATCCTCTTTAATATCCAACTCTCTTAAATTCAACTCCCTTAAATcactgaaaatgattttgaacttAAATGGAACTCCCATAAGCCTCGCGAATTTCTCCATCCTGGCTCCTATTTCCTTCATGACTTTCTGAACGGAGCCACCACTGACGGCTGTGACTACCGTGGTTAAACGGAGGTGCGGTGTATCGTCGGAGCGAGTGGCCAACGCTTCGAGAAGCGTTGGCCATTGAGTGCAATACGTGTTGCTGATATCAATTATGTGAAGTTTAGGGTTACCTTCTAATGCTTCCAAGATAGCACCATTGGACGCCACGTGTCCAAACGTTGTCCATGGACTAACTTCTTGGAACTTCAACAACATCTTCCTCGTTGAGTCGAAGGAACATGTTTTCTCCGTCGCGAATGTTAAGGTTTTGTAGGTTCTGTCACCTGCATCGTTCATGCGGCTGAACAAAGCTTGGAGGAAATATGCTGAGAGTTTTTGATCTGTATCGCCGTAAGGTGAACTAAGCTCGTTGAGCATCCACATGAGTTGTTGGATTCGGTTTGTGTCGTTGTCGGAAATGGCACGTGCGGTTTCAAGGAGAATGTTTTGCGACCATGAGTTACCGGAGGAGAAGTCGAAGTTGAAATATTCTTGAGTGGGTGAGAATGAGTAGTTAATATCAGTGGTGGTGGGGGTGTTAATAGTATTaaagtttgtgtttgtgtttggagAAGAAGTAGTGATTGTAGTAGTGGATACATGATGATGATGAGGGTGAGTTTGTTGTTGATCATAAGGATAATTGTAGTAGTGTTGTTTAGAAGAAGAGGAAGATAAGTCTTCATCATTGGTATTGTTATGATCCATGTAATAGAAGTTGTTGAAgcattcttcgtcttcttcttgaTGTTGGTAATAATGATagtttgtggttgttgttgtggtttgTCTTGAGGATCTAGAGCTACTTGATGTTGTTAAGGTGGTGGTGGAGTTGAGGGAAGGATCGGGTTgatattgatgatgttgttgttgttgttgaaaattGACTAGCCTAAACAATGTatccatttaaccaaatagataGATACACCAAAACCAATATAGTTGTTGTTTCTCAGCACAAGCAATGGATGGCCCTAGTGATGTGTTTTTAACTGTGGGAGTTGGGAGCACTATACGTATGATTTCAAGCTATTCAATTTTGATACATTCTTTTTACCTTATAAGAATaggtttatttttaataaatattaagaaaataatatgTAGGTGTAAGAAAGGATTCAGATACTCATGATTTTGATTAATAGTAcatctgttttttattataatttttgttatttttacacgtattaaaaaaataattgttattgtatgaaaaacaaaaattaaattttttataaaattgtctCAGTAAGATAAATATAAacattaatgaaaataaaataataaatattttaaatatatttaatacataatattaatgattaatttatattgaaaaacaacttataataaaatacaaaataagaaACATTAGATTAAAGAGGACAAcatatttttatatgaaaaagaGGTCATATAAGATATTGGTACGtgagtttttaattttaatttttatttaaaataaataaaaaaatttcttattcTCTAGATTAGATATTTTAGGGGAAATTAAAATTCTTTATTCTTTCTCCTTTCTTCTTTTGAATTTTTAGtaaaattttaagaataaataaataaactactTACTAAATTGTAAGTAtccattaaaataattttttatatttttaaaattgataatacattataaaaattatgaaatgttgtttttaataaaattttctgttaatttctattatatttAAAGGATATGACATAACATTTTAACATAAAATGTCACATTTGACATTATAAAATGTGATGTGACATTCTTATACCATTTTTACAAGATATGTCACATTGTGACATTTTACAATTTTGTAGATGTACGTATCCatcaattagaaaaaaaaaagttttaattgatagtatttataatatattttgaagATCAATATTTAACCCTTTCACTCAAAGTTTAAAATAATATTCATATTCATTGCATATTTGACATGCTCATTGAATAATTTAATTCCCATTCCTTTTTGTGTAATCGATGATATGGGGGAATAATATGGCAGTGGAGTTTTCTTTTCTAGGTTATAGTATTATTTTATTGGGAGAGGGCTTATTGTAAAAACTTGAAAGAGAAGAGTAATTACTTATTCTGGTCAAATAAATAGGAAGCATGTCCTAGCTAGGTGGTGTTTAGAATAGAATTGTCTGACAAAAAGATGtgaaataaaaaagaagagaTGTTAGTGGATTAGCTTTTTTAAGAGAGAAATAAGACTAAAAAGAAATACTAGTAGTGAATTAGTAGTAAGATGAGTGAGTGGGAGCAGGCGTGGCAATTGAGAGAGTAAAAAAGCTGCCGGCGTGAGTCATCATCATCAAACAAACCCACTATCATCATTTCATAGCAGCAGCAGTAGCACAACC encodes:
- the LOC131607159 gene encoding protein SHORT-ROOT-like, which encodes MDTLFRLVNFQQQQQHHQYQPDPSLNSTTTLTTSSSSRSSRQTTTTTTNYHYYQHQEEDEECFNNFYYMDHNNTNDEDLSSSSSKQHYYNYPYDQQQTHPHHHHVSTTTITTSSPNTNTNFNTINTPTTTDINYSFSPTQEYFNFDFSSGNSWSQNILLETARAISDNDTNRIQQLMWMLNELSSPYGDTDQKLSAYFLQALFSRMNDAGDRTYKTLTFATEKTCSFDSTRKMLLKFQEVSPWTTFGHVASNGAILEALEGNPKLHIIDISNTYCTQWPTLLEALATRSDDTPHLRLTTVVTAVSGGSVQKVMKEIGARMEKFARLMGVPFKFKIIFSDLRELNLRELDIKEDEALAINCVNSLHSISGAGNHRDSLINFLRGLEPRVMTVVEEEADLEHCFGSDFVEGFGESLRWFRVYFEALEESFSRTSCERLMLEREAGRGIVDLVACDAFESVERRETASRWRRRLQRGGFTTAAFSDEVCDDVRALLRRYREGWSLTPCSAADDGIFLSWKDKPVVWASVWRP